The proteins below come from a single Chryseobacterium sp. MA9 genomic window:
- a CDS encoding Zn-dependent protease — MKNYNLFYFTIILFLMLSCSEKKSVVKEKEEKQAITILIQPFKDIKEETVVKVTEGIKNVYPNVKVLDAIDFPANTYYKERNRYRADSIIKFLNKETKDGFVIIGLTTKDISATRGKIKDFGIMGLGYRPGKACVASNFRLSKENQDEQFYKIAIHELGHTQGLPHCPEKMCFMRDAEGKNPTNEETDFCKKCKTFLINKNWKFNSI; from the coding sequence TTGAAAAATTATAACCTTTTTTACTTTACCATCATTTTATTTCTGATGCTTTCATGTTCGGAAAAGAAAAGTGTGGTAAAGGAAAAGGAAGAGAAACAAGCCATAACAATACTCATACAGCCGTTTAAAGATATTAAGGAGGAAACTGTAGTAAAAGTAACCGAAGGAATAAAAAATGTATATCCCAATGTAAAAGTTCTGGATGCCATAGATTTTCCGGCAAATACTTATTATAAAGAGAGAAACCGATATAGAGCAGATTCAATCATTAAATTTTTGAATAAGGAAACAAAAGACGGTTTTGTTATAATTGGACTTACTACAAAAGATATCAGTGCCACCAGAGGAAAGATCAAGGATTTTGGGATCATGGGGTTGGGGTATAGACCAGGAAAGGCTTGTGTAGCTTCAAATTTCAGACTGAGTAAAGAAAACCAGGATGAGCAGTTTTACAAAATAGCCATTCATGAGCTGGGACATACGCAGGGGCTGCCGCATTGCCCTGAAAAAATGTGTTTTATGAGAGATGCAGAAGGCAAAAATCCTACTAATGAAGAAACGGATTTCTGCAAAAAATGTAAAACTTTTTTAATCAATAAAAATTGGAAATTTAATTCAATATGA
- a CDS encoding GIY-YIG nuclease family protein: MKAGFVYIMTNKNHTTLYTGVTSNLPKRVQQHKESYYSQSFTSRYNLYILVYWESFQEIGDAIFREKQIKAGSRQKKLDLINNINPDWKDLTDDIENIMDVF, encoded by the coding sequence GTGAAAGCAGGTTTTGTCTACATCATGACAAATAAAAATCACACAACTCTTTATACAGGAGTTACTTCAAATCTGCCTAAACGTGTTCAGCAGCATAAAGAATCATATTATTCTCAAAGTTTTACCTCAAGATATAATTTGTATATACTTGTGTATTGGGAATCCTTTCAGGAAATTGGAGATGCTATATTTAGGGAAAAACAAATAAAAGCAGGTTCCCGACAAAAGAAACTGGATTTAATTAATAATATAAATCCTGATTGGAAAGACCTTACAGATGACATTGAGAATATCATGGATGTTTTTTGA
- a CDS encoding ribonuclease domain-containing protein yields the protein MNGKIRSLFFICLGLLFGMGVMYVYRNFIEDKKGQPGSKTETVSYGSTSSDGNSSAQVSIEQLTEEKTVISYVKQNHKLPDYYITKNEARKQGWNPSKGNLCDILPGKAIGGDKFGNREGRLPDGEKYFEADVNYHCGGRNADRIIYTQNGDVYLTKNHYKSFEKQ from the coding sequence ATGAACGGTAAAATAAGATCCTTGTTTTTTATATGTCTTGGACTCCTTTTCGGGATGGGTGTAATGTATGTTTACAGAAACTTTATTGAAGATAAGAAAGGGCAGCCGGGTTCGAAAACAGAAACAGTGAGTTATGGCAGTACCTCTTCGGATGGAAATTCATCTGCTCAGGTTTCTATAGAACAGCTTACGGAAGAGAAAACGGTGATCAGTTATGTGAAGCAAAATCATAAACTTCCGGATTATTATATCACTAAAAATGAAGCCAGAAAACAAGGATGGAATCCTTCCAAAGGAAATCTTTGTGACATACTTCCAGGAAAAGCTATTGGTGGAGATAAGTTCGGAAACAGAGAAGGTCGTTTGCCTGATGGAGAAAAATATTTTGAAGCAGATGTAAACTATCATTGCGGAGGAAGAAATGCTGATCGTATTATCTACACTCAAAATGGTGATGTATACCTTACCAAAAACCATTATAAAAGTTTTGAAAAACAGTAA
- the nadE gene encoding NAD(+) synthase translates to MQTQKVIDHIVNWLKDYATNAKVNGYVIGVSGGVDSGVVSTLAAMTGMKTLLIGMPIRQKADQVDRAQDHMNDLKSRFPNVETISVNLTPAFEEIYKTFHVNDEVYPNENLTFANTRARLRMLTLYYYGQLNGLLVCGTGNKVEDFGIGFYTKYGDGGVDVSPIADLYKTEVYELAKGLNLIKSIQEAIPTDGLWDTERTDEQQIGATYPELEKIQKEYGTKTADDYEGRDKEVFLIFDRMHKAAKHKIDPIPVCDIPEDWRS, encoded by the coding sequence ATGCAGACACAAAAAGTAATAGATCACATTGTAAACTGGTTAAAGGATTATGCTACAAATGCTAAAGTAAACGGATATGTAATTGGAGTTTCCGGAGGAGTAGATTCCGGAGTAGTTTCTACTTTAGCAGCAATGACAGGCATGAAAACATTACTGATCGGAATGCCGATCCGCCAGAAAGCTGATCAGGTAGATCGTGCACAGGATCATATGAATGACCTTAAATCCAGATTTCCCAATGTAGAAACAATATCCGTTAATCTTACGCCGGCTTTTGAAGAGATCTATAAAACCTTCCATGTAAATGATGAGGTATACCCAAATGAGAATTTGACCTTTGCCAACACAAGAGCACGTCTTAGAATGCTTACACTTTATTATTATGGCCAGCTGAACGGACTCCTTGTTTGCGGAACAGGAAATAAAGTAGAAGATTTCGGTATCGGGTTTTATACGAAATATGGAGATGGCGGAGTAGATGTTTCCCCAATTGCAGACCTTTATAAAACTGAAGTATACGAACTTGCGAAAGGATTAAATCTTATCAAAAGTATTCAGGAAGCAATTCCTACTGATGGGCTTTGGGATACGGAAAGAACAGATGAGCAGCAGATTGGTGCTACGTATCCGGAACTGGAAAAAATCCAGAAAGAATATGGAACTAAAACGGCTGACGATTACGAAGGACGAGATAAAGAAGTATTCCTGATCTTCGACAGAATGCATAAAGCCGCGAAACATAAAATTGACCCTATTCCGGTTTGTGATATTCCTGAAGATTGGAGATCATAA
- a CDS encoding GNAT family N-acetyltransferase, which translates to MITIRQEEKKDHHQVFQLTEEAFREMEHSDHQEQFLVGKLRESKAFIPELSLVAEDENGTIAGHILFTKIKIVNDSESFDALALAPISVKPEFQNQGIGAKLILQGHHIAQELGYESVILIGHENYYPRFGYKKTSNFGISFPFDIPEENGMALELVKDGLKDKRGVVKYPPEFGID; encoded by the coding sequence ATGATTACAATAAGACAGGAAGAGAAAAAAGATCATCACCAGGTCTTTCAGCTTACGGAAGAGGCTTTTAGGGAAATGGAACACAGTGATCATCAGGAGCAGTTTCTGGTGGGAAAACTGAGAGAATCTAAAGCATTTATCCCGGAATTATCATTAGTGGCAGAAGATGAAAACGGAACAATTGCCGGACATATTCTGTTTACAAAAATTAAAATTGTCAATGACAGCGAATCGTTTGATGCCCTTGCGTTGGCACCTATTTCCGTAAAACCTGAGTTTCAAAATCAGGGAATCGGAGCGAAATTGATTCTTCAGGGACATCATATTGCCCAAGAGCTGGGATATGAATCGGTAATACTTATCGGACATGAAAATTATTATCCGCGCTTTGGTTACAAAAAAACAAGTAATTTTGGGATCTCATTTCCATTCGATATTCCGGAAGAAAACGGAATGGCTTTAGAATTGGTAAAAGACGGATTAAAAGATAAAAGAGGAGTGGTGAAATACCCTCCGGAATTTGGAATAGACTAA
- a CDS encoding GNAT family N-acetyltransferase, with product MKIETKRLILRKLEDTDVERLFLLDSNPEVMKYIGVPVLTDISESRNVISMIQKQYEENGVGRLGVVEKESGQLIGWSGLKLLTHETNGYNNVLELGYRFLPESWGKGYAMEAGIASLDYGFNDLNAEVIYAYAHSEHEVSNHILRKLGFEKTGEFEEPDGICFWYELKREKYTQK from the coding sequence ATGAAAATAGAAACAAAACGGCTGATTTTAAGAAAGCTTGAAGATACAGATGTTGAACGCCTTTTTCTTTTGGATTCCAATCCTGAAGTGATGAAGTATATCGGGGTACCTGTATTGACAGATATCAGTGAATCCAGAAATGTTATCAGCATGATTCAGAAACAGTATGAGGAAAATGGAGTAGGAAGACTTGGTGTGGTGGAAAAAGAAAGCGGACAGCTGATAGGATGGAGCGGATTAAAATTACTTACCCATGAAACAAATGGCTATAACAACGTACTGGAACTTGGATATCGCTTCCTGCCTGAATCTTGGGGCAAGGGGTATGCAATGGAGGCCGGAATAGCCTCTCTCGATTATGGTTTTAATGACCTGAATGCAGAAGTTATTTATGCCTATGCTCATTCCGAACATGAGGTTTCCAATCATATTTTAAGAAAATTGGGATTTGAAAAAACCGGTGAGTTTGAAGAACCAGACGGAATCTGTTTCTGGTATGAGCTGAAGCGTGAAAAATATACACAAAAATGA
- a CDS encoding leucine-rich repeat domain-containing protein, translated as MMKIKIITTLCLILGLSFFYGQKLEFKDKNFEKAVLENFDLNKNSILEPLEAGAVTNLFLVQKRITSTEDLHFFKNVKMIVLDDNAIPYIVLNNLDQLELFSCTGCGISSFKTENLKNLSSLYLDNNLLEDISLGGIPKIDQLTLSLNQLKTIDLIQFKALRKLNLEHNKLQKIDISGNPVLQTLNIMGNKIKETDIKKGIKTDVTIFGAGE; from the coding sequence ATGATGAAAATTAAAATAATTACAACCCTTTGCCTTATTTTGGGACTTTCTTTTTTTTATGGTCAAAAGCTTGAATTTAAAGATAAAAATTTTGAAAAAGCAGTACTTGAAAACTTTGATCTGAATAAAAACAGCATACTTGAACCCCTGGAAGCCGGAGCAGTTACGAATCTGTTCCTGGTTCAGAAAAGAATTACTTCCACAGAAGATCTGCACTTTTTTAAAAATGTGAAAATGATTGTCCTGGATGATAATGCGATTCCGTATATTGTATTAAACAATCTGGATCAACTGGAATTGTTTTCCTGTACAGGATGTGGAATTTCTTCATTCAAAACAGAAAATTTGAAAAATTTAAGTTCTTTATACCTGGATAATAATCTGTTGGAAGACATTTCGCTGGGAGGCATTCCAAAAATTGACCAATTAACATTATCTTTAAATCAATTAAAAACAATTGATCTGATTCAGTTTAAAGCATTGAGAAAACTGAATTTAGAACATAATAAGCTTCAAAAAATTGATATTTCCGGTAATCCTGTTTTACAAACCCTGAACATAATGGGAAATAAAATAAAGGAAACGGATATCAAAAAAGGCATAAAAACAGATGTTACCATTTTTGGAGCTGGAGAGTAA
- a CDS encoding gliding motility protein GldB, which translates to MKIFRYIALSSILAAGLVSCKKETENQWKVEVKETTEKVDVTDISKEFYNPNVPLEQFKTQFPWFQGSVSDADFEKRRMDAEEIKIYKEAIGKINQATLQTELKSLFSHIKYYFPQFKSPKVYLFSSALQMIQDPIFYDQKGNLLFIDVTGFMGDGNPNYKGLELYFQKSMNPQNIVPKVSQLFAENIVTESPDHQKFIDQIILNGKVMILQDAFLPDTPDYLKINYTKKQYEWATGNEANIWNYFVESNLIFGDDPRLGERFISPGPFSKFYTEIDNESSPQIGIFTGWQICKTYLKEKPETKLTAFLKMDATTIFNESGYKPKLKQ; encoded by the coding sequence ATGAAGATTTTTAGATATATTGCGCTTTCTTCTATTTTAGCTGCCGGACTTGTTTCCTGCAAAAAAGAAACTGAAAATCAATGGAAGGTAGAAGTTAAAGAAACTACCGAAAAAGTTGATGTAACAGATATTTCCAAAGAATTTTACAATCCGAATGTTCCGCTGGAGCAGTTTAAAACTCAGTTCCCATGGTTTCAGGGAAGTGTTTCAGATGCAGATTTCGAAAAAAGGAGAATGGATGCTGAAGAGATCAAAATCTACAAGGAAGCTATTGGAAAAATAAATCAGGCTACATTACAAACGGAGCTGAAGAGTTTATTTTCGCATATCAAGTATTACTTTCCACAGTTCAAAAGCCCTAAAGTATATTTATTTTCATCGGCATTACAGATGATTCAGGATCCGATATTTTATGATCAGAAAGGAAACCTCCTATTCATAGATGTTACCGGTTTTATGGGAGACGGAAATCCTAATTATAAGGGACTGGAACTCTATTTTCAAAAATCAATGAACCCGCAGAATATTGTTCCTAAGGTATCACAACTTTTTGCTGAAAATATTGTAACGGAATCCCCTGATCATCAGAAATTCATTGATCAGATCATTCTGAACGGAAAAGTAATGATTCTTCAGGACGCTTTTCTTCCGGATACTCCTGATTATCTGAAAATAAATTATACCAAAAAGCAGTATGAATGGGCAACGGGTAATGAGGCCAATATCTGGAATTATTTTGTAGAAAGCAACCTGATCTTCGGAGATGATCCAAGATTGGGAGAACGTTTCATATCACCTGGACCATTCTCGAAATTTTATACGGAGATTGACAATGAATCTTCACCACAAATCGGGATTTTTACAGGATGGCAGATCTGTAAGACATACCTTAAGGAAAAGCCTGAGACAAAACTTACAGCTTTCCTGAAAATGGATGCAACCACCATTTTTAATGAATCCGGTTATAAACCGAAACTTAAACAATAG
- the gldC gene encoding gliding motility protein GldC: MRKTQITIDVELDENHVPENITWNAQDGGIDKQDTKATMISVWDEKTREALRIDLWTKEMPVDQMKMFIHQILISLGSTYQRATGEEDVAQWMEEIAEEFAVKSAIK; this comes from the coding sequence ATGAGAAAGACTCAGATTACGATAGATGTTGAGCTTGATGAAAATCATGTGCCTGAAAATATTACATGGAACGCTCAGGACGGAGGTATTGACAAACAAGATACTAAAGCAACGATGATTTCTGTTTGGGATGAGAAAACAAGAGAGGCATTAAGAATTGATCTTTGGACTAAAGAAATGCCTGTAGATCAAATGAAGATGTTTATCCACCAGATTTTAATATCTTTAGGAAGTACTTATCAGAGAGCAACAGGTGAAGAGGATGTAGCGCAGTGGATGGAAGAAATTGCAGAAGAGTTTGCTGTAAAATCTGCTATTAAGTAA
- a CDS encoding cystathionine gamma-synthase, translating into MNFNTKVIHGGQHHESATGSVNVPVFLTSTFAQKSPGVHSGYEYSRAANPTRQALEDSLASIENGARGLAFGSGLAAIDCVLKLLNPGDEVIAVDDLYGGTYRMFTRLFEKYQLKFTFVNFDDVSKIADVITDKTKLIWVETPTNPLMKLVDIKAVVDIAKGKDILVAVDNTFATPYIQRPIDLGADIVMHSATKYLGGHSDVIAGALIAKDAELGEKLHFIQFASGGILGPHDSYLVLRGIKTLALRMQRHSDNGLAVAQYLENHPAVDKVIYPGLESHPQYELAKSQMKESGGMVSFTFKSGKKEDAIKFLEKVRVFTLAESLGGVESLANHPALMTHASIPAEKRAELGITDDLVRLSVGIEDAEDLIADLEKAFS; encoded by the coding sequence ATGAATTTTAATACAAAAGTAATTCACGGAGGGCAGCACCATGAGTCTGCAACAGGTTCTGTAAATGTTCCTGTATTTTTGACCTCTACGTTTGCACAAAAAAGCCCTGGAGTACATTCCGGATATGAATATTCAAGAGCAGCCAACCCTACAAGACAGGCATTGGAAGATTCTTTGGCAAGTATTGAAAATGGAGCGAGAGGTTTAGCTTTCGGTTCTGGTCTTGCTGCCATCGACTGTGTTTTGAAATTATTAAACCCTGGTGATGAAGTAATTGCTGTAGATGACCTTTATGGAGGTACTTACAGAATGTTCACAAGACTTTTCGAAAAATATCAACTGAAGTTTACGTTCGTTAATTTTGATGATGTTTCTAAAATAGCTGATGTTATCACAGATAAAACGAAACTGATCTGGGTAGAAACGCCTACCAATCCGTTGATGAAATTAGTAGACATCAAAGCGGTTGTAGATATTGCGAAAGGAAAAGATATTTTAGTAGCAGTAGACAATACTTTTGCAACACCTTATATCCAGAGACCAATTGATTTGGGAGCTGATATCGTGATGCACTCTGCAACGAAATACTTAGGAGGACACTCTGATGTGATTGCCGGAGCTCTTATCGCTAAAGATGCTGAACTGGGGGAAAAACTTCACTTTATTCAGTTTGCAAGCGGTGGTATTTTAGGACCTCACGATTCTTACCTTGTATTGAGAGGGATCAAAACACTGGCATTAAGAATGCAGAGACATTCTGACAATGGACTTGCTGTAGCACAATATCTTGAAAATCATCCAGCTGTAGATAAAGTAATTTATCCAGGATTGGAATCTCACCCGCAGTATGAATTGGCAAAATCTCAGATGAAGGAATCAGGAGGAATGGTTTCATTCACGTTCAAATCAGGAAAGAAAGAAGATGCAATCAAATTCTTAGAGAAAGTAAGAGTATTCACACTTGCAGAATCTTTAGGAGGAGTGGAATCTTTAGCTAACCACCCTGCTCTGATGACTCACGCTTCAATCCCGGCAGAAAAACGTGCTGAATTGGGAATCACTGATGACCTTGTTCGTTTAAGCGTAGGTATTGAGGATGCTGAGGATCTTATTGCAGATTTAGAGAAAGCTTTTTCTTAA
- a CDS encoding GNAT family N-acetyltransferase, with the protein MKNTRKAVISDLSQLAELFDQYRIFYHKTSDIPTATSFLQERLENKDSEIFVAEENSKLTGFVQLYPIFSSTRMQRYWLLNDLYVNENHRGKGFSKELIEESKEHCRTSKACGILLETGKSNDIGNQLYPACGFELYDSVNFYEWTNRE; encoded by the coding sequence ATGAAAAACACAAGAAAAGCAGTCATTTCCGACTTGTCTCAGCTGGCTGAACTATTTGATCAGTACAGAATATTTTATCATAAGACCTCGGATATTCCCACTGCAACAAGCTTTCTCCAGGAAAGACTTGAAAATAAAGATTCTGAAATTTTTGTTGCAGAAGAAAATAGTAAACTAACAGGCTTCGTACAATTATACCCGATATTTTCGTCTACAAGAATGCAGCGTTACTGGCTGCTGAATGATCTCTACGTGAATGAAAACCATAGAGGAAAAGGCTTTTCTAAAGAATTAATTGAAGAATCCAAAGAACACTGCCGTACATCGAAAGCGTGCGGTATTCTTTTAGAAACAGGAAAAAGCAATGATATCGGGAATCAGCTGTATCCAGCCTGTGGATTTGAACTGTATGATTCTGTGAATTTCTACGAATGGACCAATAGAGAATAA
- a CDS encoding DinB family protein, with the protein MTDFQKYIQRYLDQIPSGNWLNELQISADKTTGIYSNLTEEQSHFAYAEGKWTLKGLLLHLSDTERVFQYRILAFARGEKNNLPGFDENQYADQSFADERSLGSLLDEYKLVRKSSQILLETLHPSALQNTGTANGHEITVETIGKLIVGHNYHHLNIIEERYLSKLGWM; encoded by the coding sequence ATGACCGATTTTCAAAAATATATTCAAAGATATTTAGATCAGATTCCATCAGGAAACTGGTTAAACGAACTGCAGATATCAGCAGACAAAACAACAGGAATTTATTCTAACCTTACCGAAGAACAGTCTCATTTCGCTTATGCAGAAGGAAAATGGACATTAAAAGGACTTCTGCTCCATTTATCAGATACAGAAAGAGTTTTCCAATATAGAATATTAGCTTTCGCGAGAGGAGAGAAAAACAACCTTCCGGGATTTGATGAAAATCAATATGCTGATCAATCTTTTGCAGACGAAAGAAGCCTGGGATCTCTTTTAGATGAATACAAACTGGTAAGAAAATCTTCTCAGATTCTATTAGAAACACTTCATCCTTCCGCTTTACAAAATACCGGTACAGCCAATGGCCATGAAATTACTGTAGAAACCATCGGAAAACTAATTGTAGGACACAATTATCATCACCTGAATATTATTGAGGAGAGGTATTTATCGAAATTGGGATGGATGTAA
- a CDS encoding L-threonylcarbamoyladenylate synthase, with protein sequence MEHIIEILKSGGTILYPTDTIWGIGCDATNIEAVNKIFDIKKREKNKSMIILVESEKRLQDLVDVPEIAWEIIDLSEKPVTIVYENPRGLPKELLAEDGSIGIRLVKNDFCKKLITKLNKPLVSTSANFSGEKSPLKFSDISEEMISLVDYAVEEDREKVSKYSGSSVIKIWNDNRIKVLRE encoded by the coding sequence ATGGAACATATTATTGAAATATTAAAATCCGGCGGAACAATTCTTTACCCTACAGATACCATCTGGGGAATAGGTTGTGATGCTACCAATATAGAAGCTGTCAATAAAATTTTTGACATCAAAAAGCGCGAAAAAAATAAATCCATGATTATCCTTGTGGAATCTGAAAAAAGACTTCAGGACCTGGTGGATGTTCCTGAAATAGCCTGGGAAATTATTGATCTTAGTGAAAAACCGGTAACCATTGTTTATGAAAACCCAAGAGGCCTGCCCAAAGAACTTCTTGCGGAGGATGGAAGCATAGGAATACGTCTTGTAAAAAATGATTTCTGCAAAAAACTGATTACAAAACTGAATAAACCTTTGGTGTCTACCTCTGCCAATTTCAGTGGCGAGAAAAGCCCGTTGAAATTCTCTGATATTTCTGAAGAGATGATCAGCCTTGTAGATTATGCGGTTGAAGAAGACAGAGAAAAGGTTTCAAAATATTCAGGTTCTTCAGTAATCAAAATATGGAATGATAACAGAATAAAGGTTCTCCGGGAATAG
- a CDS encoding nuclear transport factor 2 family protein, with protein sequence MNHQEFAQMWVNAWNSHDLETILTHYSDDIEITTPMIAMATGGKESSLKGKEAVREYWRKALDKFPNLHFDLIHSTAGVDSVALFYKSIMDKHAVEVMFFNEDGKISKMYAHYD encoded by the coding sequence ATGAATCATCAGGAATTTGCTCAAATGTGGGTTAATGCATGGAATTCTCATGATTTGGAGACTATTCTTACCCATTACTCGGATGATATTGAGATTACAACTCCCATGATTGCGATGGCTACAGGTGGTAAAGAAAGTTCTTTAAAGGGAAAAGAAGCCGTCCGCGAATATTGGAGAAAAGCCTTGGACAAGTTTCCAAATCTCCATTTTGATCTTATTCATTCTACAGCGGGAGTAGATTCAGTAGCATTATTTTATAAGTCGATTATGGATAAACATGCTGTTGAAGTCATGTTTTTTAATGAAGATGGAAAAATTAGTAAAATGTATGCTCATTATGATTAA
- a CDS encoding CCA tRNA nucleotidyltransferase: MKINLNQNKNLKLFKIISEAAERNNQSVYIVGGYVRDLLMNRKASTDIDFVTEQSGIELAQNVAQDIDPKLKVSVFKTYGTAMIKYKELELEFVGARKESYTENSRKPEVEGGSLEDDQKRRDFTINAMAISLNKENFGELVDPFNGVEDLENEILRTPLEPAQTYSDDPLRMMRAVRFASTLNFKIEENSLQAIQQEAERIKIVSMERIMVEFNKIMLSEKPSVGLRLMEQTGLMKLIIPELIELKGVEEVEGQTHKDNFYHTLEVVDNISVNTDNLWLRWAALLHDIGKAPTKKFVEGTGWTFHGHEFLGSKMVKTLFQRLKLPLGSDMKYVQKMVKLSSRPIALITDDASDAALRRLLFDAGENLEDLFTLCKADITTKNSKKQEKFKRNFEYVAVKIKEVEEKDQVRNFQPPITGEEIMEMFNLKPGREIGILKEKVKEAILEGEIPNEKEEATKFVIAEAEKLGLTI, translated from the coding sequence ATGAAAATTAATCTTAATCAAAATAAGAATTTAAAACTTTTTAAAATAATTTCTGAAGCAGCAGAAAGGAACAACCAATCCGTATATATTGTGGGGGGTTATGTACGCGACCTTCTGATGAACAGAAAAGCTTCTACAGATATAGACTTTGTAACAGAACAAAGTGGTATAGAGCTTGCCCAGAACGTAGCTCAGGATATAGATCCTAAGTTAAAGGTTTCTGTATTCAAAACTTATGGAACGGCTATGATTAAGTATAAAGAACTTGAGCTTGAATTTGTGGGAGCAAGAAAGGAAAGCTATACCGAAAACAGCCGAAAACCGGAAGTAGAAGGTGGAAGCCTTGAAGATGATCAGAAAAGAAGAGATTTCACCATCAATGCGATGGCTATTTCTTTAAATAAAGAGAACTTCGGAGAACTAGTAGATCCGTTCAATGGGGTTGAGGATCTTGAGAATGAAATTTTAAGGACTCCTTTAGAACCGGCTCAAACCTATTCTGATGATCCGTTGAGAATGATGAGAGCGGTACGTTTTGCTTCAACTTTAAATTTTAAAATTGAGGAAAACTCTCTGCAGGCTATTCAGCAGGAAGCGGAAAGAATCAAGATTGTTTCTATGGAAAGAATCATGGTAGAATTTAACAAAATTATGCTTTCTGAAAAACCGTCTGTCGGATTGAGACTAATGGAGCAAACCGGTCTTATGAAGCTGATTATTCCGGAACTGATAGAACTGAAGGGAGTGGAAGAAGTGGAAGGACAAACCCACAAGGATAACTTTTACCATACGCTGGAAGTTGTAGATAATATTTCCGTGAATACGGATAATCTTTGGCTTCGCTGGGCTGCCTTACTCCATGATATTGGGAAAGCTCCTACAAAAAAGTTTGTAGAAGGAACGGGATGGACATTTCACGGACATGAATTTTTAGGTTCAAAAATGGTAAAAACCCTTTTCCAGAGATTGAAGTTACCTTTGGGAAGTGATATGAAATACGTTCAGAAAATGGTGAAACTTTCATCAAGACCTATTGCTCTGATCACTGATGATGCTTCAGATGCGGCATTGAGAAGACTTTTATTTGATGCCGGTGAAAACCTTGAAGATCTTTTCACCCTTTGTAAAGCAGATATTACCACTAAAAACTCTAAAAAGCAGGAGAAATTCAAAAGAAATTTTGAATATGTAGCGGTGAAGATCAAAGAAGTGGAAGAAAAAGATCAGGTAAGAAACTTCCAGCCGCCTATTACAGGTGAAGAGATTATGGAAATGTTTAATCTTAAGCCCGGCCGTGAAATTGGTATTCTGAAAGAGAAAGTAAAAGAAGCCATTCTGGAAGGTGAAATTCCAAATGAAAAAGAGGAAGCCACAAAATTTGTCATTGCTGAAGCTGAAAAACTGGGATTAACAATCTAG